Below is a genomic region from Enterobacter hormaechei subsp. xiangfangensis.
CACCATATCCGGGTGCAGGATAGTGGCTGGCTGGTTGTCCAGCTCGCCTGGCTCGCGGGCGTGGATCTTCTGCTCCAGCAGGCCGAGCGCCATGGCAAAACCGTACAGCGTGGCGGCGGGCGTCGGCGGGCAGCCCGGAATGTAGACGTCCACCGGCACGATTTTGTCGGTGCCGCCCCAGACGCAGTAAAGATCGTGGAAGATGCCGCCGCTGTTGCCGCAGGCGCCGTAGGAGATGCAGATTTTCGGATCCGGCGCAGACTGCCAGGCGCGCAGCGCAGGCGAGCGCATCGCGCGGGTGACCGCGCCGGTGAACAGCAGGATATCCGCGTGGCGCGGGGACGGCACCACCTTGATGCCGAAGCGCTCGGCGTCAAACAGCGGCGACAGCGTAGCGAAGATCTCAATCTCGCAGCCGTTGCAGCCACCGCAGTCCACGCGATAGACGTAGGCCGAGCGTTTGATTTTTTTCAGCAGCGACGCCTTCATGCTGGCGATGGACTCCTCCACCGTCAGCGGCACCGGAATGCCGTTAGCGTCGCGCGGGCCGAGTAAGTTTTCCATCAGCTGGCCTCTCTCATATGGCGGGTTAAATCGATGCGGTCAGACGGCAGCAGGCATTTCTGACGCTTGCACTCCGGGCAGGTTTCGAAGCTTTCACGGTGATGCTCCGCGCGGACGTCGCCGTTGTGCTTCAGCAGCGCGATGGCGTAGTCGATCTCTTTTTGCACGGCGAACGGACGCTTGCAGACGCGGCAGTTGCACAGCGCAAAGCGCGATTGCTGGAGGAAGTCCTCTTTTTTCCACACCGCCAGCTCGTACTCCTGAGACAGGCGAATGGCGACCGTCGGGCAGACCTCCTCGCAGCGGCCGCAGAAGATGCAGCGCCCGAGGTTAAACTGCCAGGCCAGCTCGCCGGTTTTCAGGTCCGTTTCCACCGTTAAGGCATTCGACGGGCAGGCGTTGACGCAGGCCGCGCAGCCGATGCACTGCTGCGGGTTGTGCTCCGGCTTGCCGCGAAAGTTTTTATCAACCGGGATCGGCTCCAGCGGATAACTGCTGGTCTGCGCGCCGGTTTTGATCACTTTTTTGATAAAGGTAAACATGGCGAATCCTTATTTCAGCGGCGAGTTCTTACGTTCGATGCTGTAGCGCTCAAGCTCTTTGTACGGCACCACCTGGCTTTTCTTCTTGCGCACGTCCACGACGGTCATGCGGTCGGTGCAGGAGTAACACGGGTCGAGGCTGCCGATGATCAGCGGCGCGTCGGAGACCGTGTTGCCGCGAAGCATGTAGCGCAGGGTTGGCCAGTTGGCGTAGGTCGCCGCACGGCAGCGCCAGCGGTAGAGCTTCTGGTTGTCGCCGGTCATGCTCCAGTGGATGTCGTCCCCGCGCGGCGCTTCGGCAAAGCCGAGGGCAAAGCGGTTTGGAATGTAGGTGAAGCCTTCCACCATCAGCGGGCCGCCCGGCAGGTTATCGAGTCCGTAGTCAATCATGTTCAGCGCGGTGAACACCTCGTTGATGCGCACCTTCAGACGGGAGATGACGTCGCAGCCCTGCTCGCTGTGCACGGTCATCGGCAGCAGGCCGTAGCCGACGAACGGGTGATCGGCGCGGGTGTCGCGGGCGTGGCCGCTGGCGCGCACCATCGGACCAACGTTACTGAAGTCGCGGGCGATTTCCGGGTCAAGACGACCAATCCCGACGGTGCGCTGCTCAATGTTGGGCGTGCTGAGCAGCATATCCACCAGCTCCTGCACGTCCCGGCGCATCTGCTGCGCCAGCTGGCGGGTCTGGATCATGTCGTCTTTCAGCAGGTCGCGGCGGATCCCGCCGATCAGGTTCAGGCCGTAGGTTTTACGCGCCCCGGTAAGGATCTCCGCCATCTTCATCGACGCCTCGCGCACGCGGAAGAACTGCATAAACCCGGAGTCAAATCCGACGAAATGGCAGGCCAGGCCGAGGTTCAGCAGGTGCGAGTGCAGGCGCTCCACCTCCAGCAGAATGGCGCGGATCATCTGCGCGCGTTCCGGCACCACGATCCCCATGCCGTTTTCCACCGAGGTGGTGTAGGCGGTGCTGTGGGCAAAGCCGCAGATGCCGCACACGCGGTCAGAAAGAAACGTGACTTCGTTGTAGCCCATGCGGGTCTCCGCCAGCTTCTCCATGCCGCGGTGGACGTAGAACAGGCGGTAGTCGGCGTCGATAATGTTCTCGCCGTCGACGAACAGGCGGAAGTGGCCCGGTTCGTCAGAGGTAACGTGCAGCGGGCCAATCGGCACCACGTTATTCTTCTTGCTGCCCAGCTCGTTGATGAACTCGTAGGTTTCGCTGTCGGTGGTTGGGGCTGGGCGCTGGCGGTAGTCCATGCTGTCCTTGCGCAGCGGATAGAGTTCATCCGGCCAGTCGTCCGGCAGCACCAGGCGACGCTCGTCAGGCAGGCCAACCGGCACCAGGCCGTACATGTCGCGCACTTCGCGCTCGCCCCAGACGGCGGCGGGCACGCGCGGCGTGACGGACGGGTATTCCGGTTTATTCGGGTCGACCTCGACGCGCACGGTGATCCAGCACTTCTCGCCCTGCTCCATCGACATCACGTAGTACACCGCGTAACTGCCGCACAGCTGGCGCTCGTCGTTACCGAACAACACCGACAGCCAGCCGCCCTGCTGGTAGTAGAGAAACTCCACCACTTCCGGCAGATAGTTCACCTTAATGGTGACGGTGATCTGGTCTTTGGTTTGCCAGGACTCCTCCAGCACCACGCCCGGGAAAGCCTGATGCAACGCGGCGAGATACTGCTGACCTTTCTTTTCTTCAGACATAAACACTCTCTTTAATCACGCCACCAGCAAGGAGACGAACGCTAAAAATGCAAAACCAAAACCAGCCCAGGTAATGCGTGACGTTTCGACAAAACGCAGGCGCGCCATGCTGTTTTCAAACAGGGCAATGACCAGCACGCCGATAAGCAGCTTGAGCACAGCCACCACCACGGCCAGCAGCAGGCCGCCCGCAGAGAAGTTCGTCATCTGCCCCCACGGGAAGAAAACGCCGACGAACATCTGCAACACCACCAGCTGCTTGAGACTGATGCCCCACTTCAGCACCGCAAAGCCGTAGCCGCTGTACTCGGTGAGCGGCCCCTCCTGTAATTCCTGCTCCGCTTCCGCGAGATCGAACGGCAGCTTGCCCATCTCGATAAACGTGGCGAACGCGCAGGCGCAGAGCGCCAGCACCAGCGGGAGCGAACGTGAAACCGGCCAGTGGTAAACGGTGTCGGTGATGAAACTGATGTGGGTCGAGCCTGCAACCTGCGCGGCGACCCACAGCCCCAGCAGCAGAATTGGCTCAACCAGCACGCCGAGCATCGCCTCGCGGCTGGCACCGATACCCGTAAACGGGCTGCCGGTGTCCAGGCCCGCAATCGCAAAGAAGAAACGCGCGATGGCGAAGAGGTAGATCAGCGTAATCAGATCGCCCAGCACCGGCAGCGGCGACGCCACCGTCACCACCGGCAGCGCGGTGGCGATGGTCAGCATCACGCCCACCATCACAAACGGCGTCAGGCGGAACACCCAGCCCGCGGCATCCGGCGCGACGCTCTGACGGGAGAGCAGTTTGAAGAGATCGCGGTACTCCTGGAGCACGCCAGGTCCGCGACGGTTGTGCAGCCGGGCGCGCGCCACGCGCGTGATGCCCGACAGCAGCGGCGCGGCGGCGAACAGCACCAGCGCCTGAAGAATTGCCAGTAACAGACTCATGTCAGGCTCCTCGTGAAATGACAATCACCACCAGCACCGCCAGCTCGATCAGCGCCAGGCGGCGGAACAGTACGGGCACGGCGGCCCCCTGCCAGCCCGGCACCCAGCCCACCGGGTTCAGCCAGTGTCGCAGCTTCAGCACGGCGGCAAAGTTCTCTTTCACCGGCATGGCGAAACCGTGGGCGGTGATGACCATCGACTGCTCGTGTTCGTAGCCGCAGGCCCACGCCGCGCCGCGCGAGCGGGAGGCGAGACGGTCGCGTCTGAAGAACAGCATCAGCACGAACGGCAGGAGCGGCGCGGCAATCAGCAGCAGCGCCATCATCGGCTGGGAAACGACGGTATGCGCCGTGACCAGCGGCAGCGGAATAGCCTGGCCCAGCTGCGGCAGCAGCCACGGCGCGGCAACCCCGCCCGCGATGCAGCACAGCGCCAGCGCGACCACGCTGGTGGTCATCAGTACCGGGGCGCAGCAGGCGTTTTCCGCTTCTCGGGTGCGCGGCGCGCCCAGGAAGGTGACACCGTAAACTTTAGCCATACACATCACCGCCAGCGCGCCGGTGATCGCCAGGCCCACCGCCAGCAGCGGGCCGAGTAAACGCCCGATAAACGCCTCGCTCTGGCCGAGGGCGAAGAAGGATTGATAAATCACCCACTCGCCGGCAAAGCCGTTCAGCGGCGGCAGCGCAGCCATCGCCATCAGCCCGACCAGCATCGCCAGCGAAATGACGGGCATTTTTTTGCCAATCCCGCCGAGCTTCTCAATATCGCGGTGCCCGGTGCGGAACCAGACGCTGCCCGCGCCGAGGAACAGGGTGCTTTTAAACAGGCTGTGGTTGATAAGGTGATACAGACCGCCAATAAACCCGGCGGCAATCAGCGCCGGCTGGTTGAGCGCCAGCCCGGTGACGCCTGCGCCCATGCCGAGCAGGATAATCCCGATGTTCTCCAGGGTGTGGTACGCCAGCAGACGCTGGATGTTGTGCTCCATCAGCGCGTAGAGGCCACCGACGAACGCGGTGATCATCCCCGCAATCAGCAACGCCACGCCCCACCACAGCGGCGGCCGATCGCCCGTCAGGGTTATCGTCAGGATGCCGAACAGACCGACCTTCATCACCACGGTGGAGAACAGCGCAGCGGCCGGGGCTGAGGCATTGGCATGCGCCTGCGGCACCCAGCCGTGCAGCGGGATTATCCCGGCCAGCAGGCCAAAACCGACTACGCTCAACAGCCAGACGTCGTTGCCCAGCGGCTGGCCGTTAAGCGCGGCGAAATCCAGCGTGCCGAAACGCTGCCACACCAGCCAGCAGGCCAGCGCCAGCAGCAGCGTGCCGAGACGTCCGAGCGCAAACCACAGCTTGCCGGAGGCGCTGCATCCGGTCAGGAACACGCCGCACAGGGCCATGATTTCAGCCATCACCACCAGCGCGCCGAGGTTGCTGGCGACAACGGTACAGACCGCGGCGGCCATCAACAGGTTAACCAGCAGGCCGTTGGCTTTGGTGTGCTGATGGCGGTGCCAGTCGATATTAAACAGGCTGATAAACAGCCCGCACAGGCCAAAGGTTATCAGCCAGATGGCGTTCAGCGGCGTAAGCTCAACGGCGTGGTGAATCAGCGGGATGAGGGTGTCGACGGATTGCCCGTCGATCAGGACAACCCCGCCCGCCGCCAGCGTCATCAGGCTGCCGACCGCCCCGCCGATACCGGCGATCACGCCGCTCAGCGTTTTATGGAAGGCGAGGAGCAGCGCCAGGACAGCGGCGGCGGCAAACCAGGCCACGCCGCTGGTCATCATAACTATCGCGTTCATTTCGCCCCCTCGTTAAGCGCCCGCAGCAGCGAAAGATCGCCGACGTCGGTATTGATGGTCAGCTCACGCTTGCGTTTGCTGGTGCGAGCGATGTCGCGGATGTTGACCAGGACCAGCGCCCGGGTCGGGCAGGTCCGCACGCAGGCCGGACCCTGCTCATCGAAGCTGCACAGGTCGCACTTCACCGCAACGGCGCGAATGCCCGGCACCCAGTCCAGCAGCGTGCTCACACGTGCCGGAGCCGGTGGCGCAGGCGGCGCTTTCGGGGTATTGGCATTCGCCGGAATATGCAGCGGACGGCTGCCGGAAAACTCAATGGCGCCGAACGGACAGGCGATGCCGCACAGCTTGCAGCTCACGCACAGGCTTTCGTTCAGCTGTACCGCGCCGTCAACGCGGGTGATGGCATTGACAGGACAAACGCCCGCGCACGGGGCGTCTTCACAGTGGTGACAGAGCTGCGGGGCAGACTCTTTCTCATTACGCATGACGCGCAGGCGCGGCATGGACTGTAGCCCGTGCAGGCGGTGCGTTTCCGAGCACGCCGCCTCACAGGTCCGACAGCCAATACAGACCGTCGAGTCAGCAATTACAAAACGGTTCACCGGGTCATCCTCTGGTGATGGTCATTTTTGACGAAAAAAAACTGTCTTATCGACACTTCTCGACACTCGCTTTTCAGGCCACGTTCGCGGAGGATTTTCCGTCGATCAGCTGTTTCAGGTTGATCGGCTGATCGTGCTCAACGGCGGCGTAGAGGCCGTTATAAACCGGCGCTATTTTCTCCAGATAGTGCTCCAGCACCTGCTGGCGATCGCGGTTGCTGACGTGACCGTCCACCATGCCGTCGGCCATCAGTTGAGCTTTCGCAATACACTGTTTTTCACCCTCTTTTGTCTCAACGTAATACTCAATGGTGTGGCTGTTGAAGCTCTCCGCCAGGGTGACAAAAATCGTGAAGTGACCAAACAACACAAAGCGCATGTCCCCCTGCGCCGCGCAGCTCATGGCATGGTGCAGACGGGCTTTTGACAGGGTGATCCCCTGAATCAGAGAGTTGCAGTAGAGGTGCCACTGATCCTGAAGCTGCTGATGACGTTGCGCGATGTAATCCGCTTTTTCGCTAATTTCCCAAATAGTCATAAAAGGTATCCGGTTAATGGAGTTAGCGGCTGTTAAGCAGTTTTCGTGCCAGCTTTTAATTTGTTGATTTAAATAGCTTTTAACAAGATACGTACTGTCACCGCCGCGGTGTCGACGTGTCATTTCGACAGCGTTGACATCGTCACGCCGTAACGCAAATCAAGCTGGCACTGTTATTGCATTGAAGGGGCAATTCATTAAGGAGGCGTCATGCACGAAATCACCCTCTGCCAGCGGGCACTGGAACTTATCGAACAGCAGGCTGTGCAGAACCATGCGAAGCGCGTGACCGGCGTCTGGCTGAAGGTCGGGGCGTTTTCCTGCGTCGAGACCAGCGCCCTCACCTTCTGTTTTGAGCTGGTGTGCCGCGGCACGCTGGCGGAAGGTTGCGCACTGCATATCGAGGAGCAGCAGGCAGAGTGCTGGTGCGAACAGTGTCAGGAGTACGTCACGCTGTTGTCATCGAAGGTACAGCGCTGTCCGCAGTGCCAGAGCAGCGGGCTGCGCATCGTGGCGGATGACGGTATGCAGATCCAACGCCTCGAAATCGAGAAGGAGTAAAGTATGTGTAGTACCTGCGGTTGCGCTGAAGGCAACCTGTATATCGAAGGGGATGAACACCGCCCCCACTCCGCGTTTCGCTCCGCGCCCTTTTCCCCTGCCCCGCGTCCCGCGGCGGCACTGACCGGCATCACCTTCGCGCCGCAGCGTTCCGACGCGGGTGACCTGCATTACGGCCGCGGCGAAGCGGGCACCCACGCGCCGGGCATCAGCCAGCGCCAGATGCTGGAGGTGGAGATTAATGTGCTGGATAAAAACAACCAGCTCGCCGTCCGCAATCGCGCCCGCTTTGCCGCGCGCGAACAGCTGGTGCTGAACCTGGTCTCCAGCCCCGGCTCCGGTAAAACCACGCTGCTGACCGAAACCCTCAAACGGCTGAATAAACGTGTCTCCTGCGCCGTTATCGAAGGTGACCAGCAAACGGTAAACGACGCCGCGCGCATCCGCGAAACCGGTACGCCTGCGATTCAGGTCAACACCGGGAAAGGGTGCCATCTGGACGCGCAGATGATTGCCGACGCCGCCCCGCGCCTGCCGCTGGCGAACAACGGCATCCTGTTCATTGAAAACGTCGGCAACCTGGTCTGCCCGGCAAGCTTCGACCTCGGCGAGCGGCATAAAGTGGCGGTACTCTCCGTGACCGAAGGGGAAGACAAGCCGCTGAAGTATCCGCATATGTTTGCCGCCGCCTCCCTCATGCTGCTGAACAAAGTCGACCTGCTGCCGTACCTGAATTTCGACGTGGATAAGTGCCTGGCTTACGCCCGCGAAGTGAATCCGGACATTGAGATCCTGCTGGTTTCCGCCACGCGCGGCGACGGGATGGACGCCTGGCTGAACTGGCTGGAGAACGAACGATGTGCATAGGCGTCCCCGGACAAATTCATTCCATCGACGGCAATCAGGCCAAAGTGGAGGTCTGCGGCATCCTGCGCGATGTCGACCTGACGCTGGTAGGCAGCCACGATGAGACCGGCGCATCGCGTCTCGGCCAGTGGGTGCTGGTCCACGTAGGTTTTGCCATGAGCATGATTAATGAGGAAGAAGCCCGCGACACGCTGGACGCGCTACAGAATATGTTTGACGTCGAGCCGGACGTGGGCGCCCTGCTGTATGGGGAGGAACGATAACACATGCGTTACGTTGATGAATATCGCGCGCCTGAGCAGGTGTTGCAGCTTATCGATCGCCTGAAGTCCCGCGCGTCGCTGCTGGACTACACGAAAGAAAAACCGCTGCGGATCATGGAGGTGTGCGGCGGACACACCCACGCCATCTTTAAATTTGGCCTCGACCAGCTGCTGCCGGAGAACATCGAATTTATCCACGGCCCCGGCTGCCCGGTGTGCGTGCTGCCGATGGGGCGCATCGACAGCTGTCTCGACATCGCCAGCCGCCCCGGTGTGATTTTTTGTACCTTTGGCGACGCCATGCGTGTACCGGGAAAAAATGGCTCGCTGCTCCAGGCGAAGGCGCGCGGCGCGGACGTGCGGATCGTCTACTCACCGATGGATGCCCTGACGCTGGCGATGGCTAATCCTGAGCGTAAGGTCGTCTTTTTCGGGCTGGGTTTTGAAACCACCATGCCCGCCACCGCCATTACCCTCCAGCAGGCGAAAGCCCGCAACGTCACAAACTTTTACTTTTTCTGCCAGCACATCACGCTTATTCCCACGCTGCGCAGCCTGCTGGAAGCGCCGGATAACGGTATCGACGCGTTTCTGGCGCCGGGCCACGTCAGCATGGTGATCGGCACAGAAGCCTACGGTTTTATCGCTGAACAGTACAATCGTCCGTTAGTGGTGGCTGGTTTCGAGCCACTTGATCTACTGCAAGGCGTGACCATGCTGGTTGAGCAGAAAATAGCGGCCCTGAGTGCGGTGGAAAATCAGTATCGCCGCGTGGTGCCCGATGCAGGTAACAGACGGGCACAGCAGGCCATAGCCGACGTGTTTAGCGTCGAAGGCGACAGCGAATGGCGCGGACTGGGGCTGATTGCCGAATCCGGCGTGCACCTGACGCCCGCGTATCGCGCCTTCGACGCCGAAGCGCATTTCCGACCGCAGCCGCAGCAGGTGTGCGACGATCCCCGCGCCCGCTGTGGCGACGTACTCACCGGAAAATGCAAACCTCATCACTGCCCGTTATTTGGCAACGCCTGTAACCCGCAAACCGCGTTTGGCGCGCTGATGGTCTCTTCAGAAGGGGCATGCGCCGCGTGGTATCACTATCGCAACCAGGAGTGTGAAGCATGAACACGGTGGAAATGGCGCACGGAAGCGGTGGACAGGCGATGCAGCAGCTGATTAACCGGCTGTTTATTGACGCCTTTAACAATCCCTGGCTCGCCGAGCAGGAAGATCAGGCGCGCATTGCGCTCTCAACCCTCACCGCACACGGTGACAGGCTGGCGTTCTCTACCGACAGCTACGTGATTGACCCGCTGTTCTTCCCGGGCGGCGATATCGGCAAGCTCGCCGTCTGCGGCACGGCAAACGACGTCGCCGTCAGCGGGGCGATCCCCCGCTACCTCTCCTGCGGGTTTATCCTCGAAGAAGGGTTACCGATGGAAACGCTCACGGCGGTGGTCAACAGCATGGCGCACACCGCCCGCGAGGCGGGGATCGCCATCGTCACCGGGGATACCAAGGTGGTGCAGCGCGGCGCGGCGGATAAGCTTTTTATCAACACCGCCGGGATGGGGGCGATCCCCGCCGATATTCACTGGGGCGCTCAACAGCTTTGCGCAGGCGACGTGCTGATTGTCAGCGGCACGCTGGGCTGCCACGGGGCAACCATCCTGAACCTGCGCGAAGGCCTGGGGCTGGACGGGGAACTGCGCAGTGACTGCGCGGTACTCACGCCGCTGATCCAGACGCTGCGCGACATGCCGGGCGTAAAAGCCCTGCGCGACGCCACGCGAGGCGGCGTGAATGCCGTGGTGCACGAATTTGCCGCAAGCAGCGGCTGCGGAATTGAGCTGACCGAGCGCGGCCTGCCTGTCAAAGGCGCCGTGCGCGGGCTATGCGAGCTATTAGGGCTAGACCCGCTTAACTTTGCCAACGAAGGCAAGCTGGTGATCGGCGTGGAACGCACGGCGGCGGAAGCCGTACTTGCACAGCTGCGCGCGCATCCATTAGGGAAAGACGCGGCCATCATCGGCGACGTGGTTGAGCGCAAAGGGGTGCGCCTGACCGGGCTTTACGGCGTGAAGCGCACGCTGGATCTGCCGCACGCTGAACCGTTACCCCGTATTTGCTAGACCGCATCAATAGCGGTCAGCGCCGAACGTCTCTTTTTGCCAGTTTCTATTGGAAAGCAACAATGCCGTATACACCGATGAGCGATCTTGGACAGCAGGGCCTGTTTGACATCACGCGCACACTTTTACAACAGCCCGACCTCGGCGCACTGAGCGATGCCCTGACGCGGCTGGTCAGGCAATCTGCGCTGGCGGACAGCGCCGCCATTGTGCTCTGGCATAGCGCAACCCACCGCGCGAGCTATTTCTCAACGCGTGATAACGGCAAAATCTTCGAATATGAAGATGAAACGTTTCTTGCCCACGGCCCGGTGCGGCGTATTCTCTCCCGCCCGGAAGCTCTGCACTGCAATTTTGACCAGTTTCGCCAGGCCTGGCCGAAGCTGGCAGAGAGCAACCTTTACCACCCTTTCGGCCACTACAGCATGCTGCCGCTGGCGGTGGAAGGGCAAATTTTTGGCGGCTGCGAGTTTATCCGCGATACCGACCAGCCCTGGAGCGAGGCGGAGTACGAACGCCTGCACACCTTTACCCAGATTGTGGCCGTTGTCGCGGAGCAGATCCAAAGCCGCGTCACCAATAACGTGGACTACGACCTGCTGAGCCGCGAGCGCGATAACTTCCGCATTCTGGTTGCCATCACCAACGCCGTGCTCTCCCGCCTGGACATGGATGAGCTGGTCAGCGAAGTATCAAAAGAGATCCATCACTATTTTAAAATCGATGCCATCAGCATTGCGCTACGCGGCAACCGGAAAGGCAAGCTGAACATCTACTCCACCCACTACCTTGATGAAGCTAACCCGGCGCACGAGCAGAGCGAAGTGGACGAAGCGGGAACGCTGTCCGAGCGGGTATTTAAAAGCAAAGAGATCCTGCTGCTCAATCTCAATGAACAGGATCCGGTAGCCCCCTACGAGCGGATGCTCTTCAACACCTGGGGCAACAAGATCCAGACCCTGTGCCTGCTGCCGCTGATGTCCGGCAACACCATGCTCGGCGTGCTCAAACTGGCGCAGTGCGATGAAGCCGTATTTACCACCGCCAACCTGAAGCTGCTGCGCCAGATCGCCGAGCGCATCTCCATCGCGCTGGATAACGCCCTCGCCTATCAGGAGATCCACCGCCTGAAGGAGCGGCTGGTGGACGAAAACCTGGCGCTGACCGAGCAGCTCAACAACGTGGACAGCGAGTTTGGCGAAATCATCGGGCGCAGCGATGCCATGTACAGCGTGCTCAAGCAGGTGGAGATGGTGGCGCAAAGCGACAGCACGGTGCTGATCCTCGGTGAAACCGGTACCGGGAAAGAGCTGATTGCCCGGGCGATCCACAACCTGAGCAACCGCAACAGCCGCCGGATGGTGAAGATGAACTGCGCGGCGATGCCTGCTGGCTTACTGGAAAGCGACCTGTTCGGCCACGAGCGCGGTGCCTTTACCGGCGCCAGCAGCCAGCGGCTGGGCCGTTTTGAGCTGGCGGATAAAAGCTCTTTGTTCCTCGACGAAGTGGGCGATATGCCGCTGGAGCTCCAGCCCAAGCTGCTGCGCGTGCTGCAGGAGCAGGAGTTTGAGCGCCTCGGCAGCAACAAGCTGATCCAGACCGACGTGCGTCTGATTGCCGCCACCAACCGCGATCTGAAAAAAATGGTCGCAGACCGTGAGTTCAGAAGCGATCTCTACTATCGCCTGAACGTGTTCCCGATCTGCCTGCCGCCGCTGCGCGAGCGCCCGGAAGATATTCCGCTGCTGGTGAAAGCCTTTACCGCGAAGATTGCCCGCCGGATGGGGCGAAATATCGACAGTATTCCTGCCGAAACGCTACGCACACTCTCGGCGATGGAGTGGCCGGGGAACGTGCGCGAGCTGGAAAACGTCATCGAGCGCGCGGTGCTGCTGACGCGCGGGAACGTGCTTCAGCTGTCCCTGCCGGAGGTTTCTCTTGCGGAAACGACCGTGGCCGCAACCGAGGTTGCGAAGGATGGAGAGGATGAATATCAGCTCATTTTGCGCGTGCTCAGGGAGACCAACGGCGTGGTGGCCGGGCCGAAAGGCGCGGCGCAACGGCTGGGGCTGAAGCGTACCACCCTGCTCTCGCGCATGAAGCGTCTGGGAATCGATAAAGAGAGCCTGAATTAACCCGTCATTCCGGCGCCGTATATGGCGCCGCCTTTCATCACTCTGCGTAATTGTCCCACATTGACACAATATATTTTCCTCTGTATAAAATTCCGCCTTAATAATGCGTTTCATTTGCATCAAAATAATTTTAATGAAGGTAGCGTTTAATGAAGAAGGTTCTCTGCGCGTTAGGCCTGGCGGTTGCATCAATGAGTACAGCTCTGGCTACCACGTACCCGCTCACGATAGAAAACTGCGGGTATAAAGAAACCTTCACCAAAGCGCCGGAACGCGTTGTGGCCCTGGGGCAGAATACCGTCGAGATCCTGCTTCTGCTGGGTCTGGAAGATAAGGTGAAAGCCAGCGCGTTCTGGCCGACCAAAGTATTGCCGCAGCTGGCTGAGCAGAATGCAAAAATCAAAACCCTGACCGTCGAAATTCCGACGCTTGAATCCATTCTTGCGCAAAACCCTGATTTTGTTCCTGCACAGCTGCCGCTGCTGCTCGGGCCTGAAAGTAAGGTCGCAAAGCGTGAAGATCTGGCAACCGTTGGGGTAAACAGCTACTTGTCCCCGGGCATGTGCGCCACTAAAAAAGCCGCAGGCGACATGTACGGCAGCCGCCAGAAGCTGTGGGACATGACCTACCTTTATAAAGAGATTGAAGATTTCGCTAAGATTTTCAACGTGGAAGCGCGCGGCCAGGCCGTTATCGCCGACTTTAAAAAGCGTGAGGCGGACCTGCGCCAGGAGTTTGGCAAAAACAACAAAGACCTCTCCTTTGTTTTCTGGTTCTCAAGCTCCTCACCTTCGGCTGATGCCTATGTCGGCGGCAAAAACAGCGCCTCTGGCTTTATTGCTAACGTGCTG
It encodes:
- a CDS encoding ABC transporter substrate-binding protein translates to MKKVLCALGLAVASMSTALATTYPLTIENCGYKETFTKAPERVVALGQNTVEILLLLGLEDKVKASAFWPTKVLPQLAEQNAKIKTLTVEIPTLESILAQNPDFVPAQLPLLLGPESKVAKREDLATVGVNSYLSPGMCATKKAAGDMYGSRQKLWDMTYLYKEIEDFAKIFNVEARGQAVIADFKKREADLRQEFGKNNKDLSFVFWFSSSSPSADAYVGGKNSASGFIANVLGGHNAITSETEWPTVGWESIIAANPDVIVVSSLDRNRWALDNAEEKIKFLKSDPAVSQMEAVKKGHIVVMDGQAMNPTIRTLYGAEQVGEQLRKLGLN